The sequence aagtttaataaatacataaataatctcCCCCAAGGGATGGAAAAAGTGGTTTGGATCAGAAAAATGACACCAAGAAAAGAGCTGAtaactccaccaccaccaccattctccACTTCTAATGGCAGCCTCCCAAGGTAGCAGTCTGGCCCTAAATTTCCCATTTCTTTATCAGGATCGCCTTTCCCAGCATGTTTTAAGCTCTCTCCGAAGTATATTTGGATAGCTCCCTCACACTGTGGCTGGAACTAGATTGATTCTTATGGCCCTAGCTcagaacattttattatttatttactattttttaatttattaaatttctgtcctccccatcttcccagaaggatcccagggcagcaaacaaaaacactaaaagcactctaaaacatcttaaaaacaaaatactttatttGGGTAGTCTACTACTGACTTTCTTGTTAAGTTCATATGCACTGGGCCCCTCTGATATGCACTGATGAGATATAGATCACGCAGATCAGTTATGATATACTTACATAGCTTCTACTAAAAAGAACACACCCATGATCTACAAAGAACCTTTTAAAGAGTTTGAGAGGCCCAGGAATTGAATATTCACTTTGAGCCCCACTTCATTCTCTTCTCAGTTGGAGTGTACCATTTGTCCATACTAATATGGCCTCACCTCCAATATTGATGTGACCCCCTTCAATTGCTCCCATTGCCTCTCATCCACACTTCCTAATGGCAATTCACTTGCCATTTCCCAGCCTCAGAGATTAGAGAAGTAATTCTATAAACACAATCCCCCAAATCACATATTGTAATCATTCACTTTTGCTGGTGCTTGGGTACCAGCAACCACTGACACATCCCACTGGTGGACCTTTTAGTATACTGTTTGGGAATCACTGTGTTAATAGGCATACAGCAATATCCTATAGTTGAAAGCACAAGTTAATGTTATAATAATGCACCCTGTTGAAGAGGTATCATAATGACATTCCTATGGCTTTCTTGAATATGAAAAGTAACCACAATGCTTTCAATTTTCTTTAAGGAAAAGGGAAGAAGCCTGACTCACTAGCTGTATCTCAATTAGTAAACTTTGGATTCTTTTTTCAAAGGAGGGAATATGGTACGGTCATATACCTGATGAGGTCAAATAGTTCCCTGTGATAAAAAAAAATGGGATGCACAGATTTCACAGTCAGTTCTAAGCACCGCTATTTTAGTGTTATTCAGACATCTATACTTGCCTGGACATAACTATCTGCAAATTACTATGGATTAAGCACTAAACtggtttgttttctctctcttaaaTATTAGGACCACACTAGTTTCCCCACAATTTTGGAGACTGCAATCTGTGTCAGGTGAAAGGGGCTGGCAGGAGCTTTTTTAACCCATATACTTCAGGTGAGATTTCATTAAATATTATCTCCCAAGTGATTTTCCCCTGTAGGAAAAGAGACAGGCAACTCTTATCTTTTCACACACtaaaggtgcaatccaacttgattTTGCGCCAggttggggggagttggatgagggggacctctggctgagctggcaggctcctggcccTGCTGTACACTGCCAGGCTCCACAGCAGAAGCACCCCTGTCCCAGCTGAACCATGGTGCTGCCAGGACCCTGTCGACACTGCCAAGGGTCCACTGGGGACAGACAGCTTGGTGGATGAAGAGCCAGTGGAAGCCAGTGGTAGCCCCAAAAATGGGGCTTTCCAGGGGCATGGCGGAGGAGGAGCCACAGGATGGACTTATGCGAGATCCAAGTCCCCCTCGAAGTGCTCCCCCAGTTCCCGAGTCACAAATTAGAATTCTGCCAGCAAAAAGGCTGGCAgaataaaataattacaatggtcgtctatggggagtgcttactccccagcaGGCATATCTGTGGGAGCTGGCTCTTCCCATCCTGTTCCCACACATGGCTCCCAATGGAACCTGTTTTCAGCTGGGCCAGTGGCTCCTGAGCAGCAAGTGGGTGCTGCAGAACctcccactggctcctcctcttcTGCCCCCCCGATGGCTGGCTACCCATAAGATGGATTGCGCTGTAAAATGGGTGATTGGGAAGAAAGCAGCTTGGGAAGGAGTAGGAAtgcaaagatctgtcagttttggctctttccctttctcattttttccaatctgaaatccagttctccacatttctgcaagcaatttgctttttttgggggggggagggtaattcttcagcattgtagtgtgtatttctcataataaacatttttatatgcagttttgacatatatatgcacttttgtaagcaatttatcctaatacaatgcattttaatgttattttcactaatatattcacttttattcatactttaatatatgcatttttgtaaactttgtatggttggagaactgtattgcaaaatttggatacatgcgaatgttgagggatggctgtgttttagttctcatgttgttttggaaagtgcatatttgaaAGATTCAGCTTTGAATGCAAACTTAATTTACTTTTCCCCCTCGGCTAGAGGGGAAAATGTTAAGAAGTCCTTCCATCTCCATGGCTGCATTctataaagaaaaaaaagtaaggggaaaACTACATATGATAGCACGTTACAGTTAGTTTGGCCCTTAGATTGAAGTGTCCAGGTCTGGGTCTGAATGTAAGAATAATGTTCGCTTAATCAAATTGGCTCTTGGGTTTATgatgctgggatttgtagttcttCTGATGCCATTTCGTCCCAGAAATTTCTCCAACACCATCTGGTTATGAGTGTGAGTATGCAGTTTTATAGAAAGATCAGTATGTGGGactcctaaatgtaaatgtactgccttcaagtcgattctgacttatggtgactttatgaataaggttttcatgaggctgagacacagtgactggccccaggtcacccagtgagcttcatggctatgtggggattcgaatcctggtctcccaggctgtattccaacaccttaaccaccccACTGGCACACatgtaaaataatatatatataaaccagcATAGGAATTGTTCTTAAGCAAGCATGTGTAGTCTTAGCTTAACCTTGTTACTAAATGTTATTTGTTAGACATGCATTTAGAACCTAAATGAAAAGATGATTTTTAACTAAACAGATAatcaatgttttttctttttcttcacaggaaaaaaatgtgaaaaaccaaatctgttgttttccatGACAATAAGAGGTGAAGAAACGAATGTGCTATAGTATGTTCTAAAATATTTTAGCAACTCTGCTAATGCCTTTGTGTtccaattattaaaaataaacatatttgtataatgATCATTTTAAAGATTTCTGAGAATAAAATGCTTACAGAACATATCTATCTGTAGTACATATACTAGCTTACTGGATTCATCCTTCATGAAATTCCAGTTTATTAAAGCGGTTAAAAATTTACTAAACTCTGATGGGATGTGGTTTTAATGCTTCATCACACTACCCATCATTTGCTTTTCAATCTAGATCAGAATGATCTTTCCTACTTCCCTGCAATCACCTACCTGCACAGCTAATATTTTCTGAAAATTCTCATGAGAGGCTGCCTGGAACTTCGCCAGCCCAGCTTGGCTATAGAGGGCTCGCAGTTTGAAGTACTCCACCAATACCTTGTGCAGCTTCCTTTGCAGCCGAGAgagctaaaagaggaaagaggaaaaaataagTCAGAGTGGAAGGGGAAATTAATGGCAGTGTTCAAGAAGAATGATGGAGGGAAATATAGAAAGCAGTCAATAGCCCATTCTGCACTGTACGGACCTGACAGGAATTTCACAGTCTCTTGATTTTTCAGCCCACTCATGTGCATTCATCAGAAACCAGTCACATCTGGCTGCCAGGATGGGGGGTTAATTTTCTCTAAATGCCTCAGCAGTTTTGTTCTAGCTGAGGCAAACTCTGTGACTGCAAAGCTGATGAGTAAAATATTTCTACTTCACCCAGTTTAACTCAGAACCGATAGCCTCGGGACATATTgaacctttcttaaaaaaaataatcttttGAAGCATTTTGAATGGCACATCAGGTCAGGCCAAAGTTTAAAATGCAAGTTTAAGACTTTGATGGACACTGTGGCTCATTTTTCCTTGTAAAGCTTATCATATCTTGGCAATGTGTGCTTCAGAGCATGACAAAACTAAAGAGAATTAACTTCACCATCAGCAGCTGAGGGAGAACAATAACAGGAAAGAAATTTCCAGATAGAACTCCCTATTAATCTGCCTAGCTATAACCATGTGACATGAAAGCATCTAACTGCACTAAATTGCGGTTAAGGCAGCAGCTGAAAGTGACACTGCTATATCGATATATATCTACACATGCACATATATATGGGCATTTCAATATATAAAGAAGATCAAAGGTATGGCCTTTCCCCCTCTGACATATATTTCTAAATGTAAAAGAATTCACTTTGAAAAAGAATATCAAATACATTTGAAATTTATTGGAGACATATTATTCATCAATATTTGTTTGTATTaccattattttttattattttaactttggcaataaataataaataaatccaaaaggTGGCAAAGCCCTTTTACATGAAGTGAATGGCTGAAAACATGTTATTTAAATATCTAATATCCAATATGTATATCTAATATTTAAATCTTATCCCTATATATCGATATTGATATATAGACATGTTTGTAGGAATGGTATAATGAGGACTATGTGCCCCAAGGGGTTCTGTGTTTGTTCTcaaacagcagcttcctatgccacAAGAT is a genomic window of Rhineura floridana isolate rRhiFlo1 chromosome 1, rRhiFlo1.hap2, whole genome shotgun sequence containing:
- the CCDC178 gene encoding coiled-coil domain-containing protein 178 isoform X2, encoding MVFQAQLSRLQRKLHKVLVEYFKLRALYSQAGLAKFQAASHENFQKILAVQGALSNTVQHTGTFLKSLTDGSST